CGACGGCAGAGGGACCCGCCGCGCCCGTCAGGAGAAGAAGGCGGCCACGCGCCGTGTGAACCACTCCTGGTCGTCCAGCCACGGGTAATGGCCCGCGCCCGGTTGCACCACGAACTCGGCCGCCGGAAAGGCGTCGGCGGCCTGGCGGGCGAGGGCCGGGCTGGGGCCGCCGTCGGCTCCCCCGGCCAGGACGAGCACCGGGGCCACGACCCGGGCGAGGGCGGCCCGCGTCGCGGCCGGGTCGTAGGCGCCGTCCGCGCCGTAGACGCCCGCCGCGTCGTCGTTCGTCTCGTCCTCCTCCCGATCGGCGTGGGCCTGGGCGGTGTCGTCCCAACGGCCGTAGAAGAACGGGACGAACATGGGGTCGAAGTCGCCGGTGCCGGACAGCCAGGCCTCGAACGCCGGGAACGCCTCGGGGAACCAGGGCTCCGACGCCCGCAGCCGTGCCGCCGCGAGCCGCTGCTCCGCCGTCGCCGGCAGACCCAGCGCCCACGGGGTGGCCGTGACGAGCGCCAGCCGGGACAGCCGCTGCGGGTACCGGGCCGCGTACAGCATGGCGAGACTGCCGCCCGCCGAGTGCGCGAGCAGGTCGATCCGCTCCAGGCCCAGGTGGAGCCGCAGCGCCTCGACGTCGTCCACCAGACGGTCGCAGCGGTACGTCGCCGGGTCGGCCGGCACCGCGGACTGCCCGGTGCCGCGCAGGTCCAGGAGCACCAACTGCCGGTGCGCGTCGAGCCCGCCGAGGTTCCCGAGGTAGGCGGAGGCCCGCATGGGCCCGCCCGGCAGCACGACGAGCGGTTCGCCGGAACCGCGCAGGTGGCAGGCGAGCCGGGTTCCGTCCGGGGCAGTGAAGTACGGCATGCCGTAGATCCTCGTGTCCGGGGGACTTCGCCCGCAACGAGGTTCTGAGGGCCGGCCGGGGGGACGCCGGTCGGAGGGTGTGCCGCGCTACCCGGATGCCGCCGGGCCCGGCTCGCCCGCGAGGTCCTTCCTCAGCTCCCGCTTCAGGATCTT
This genomic stretch from Streptomyces sp. Go-475 harbors:
- a CDS encoding alpha/beta hydrolase; translation: MPYFTAPDGTRLACHLRGSGEPLVVLPGGPMRASAYLGNLGGLDAHRQLVLLDLRGTGQSAVPADPATYRCDRLVDDVEALRLHLGLERIDLLAHSAGGSLAMLYAARYPQRLSRLALVTATPWALGLPATAEQRLAAARLRASEPWFPEAFPAFEAWLSGTGDFDPMFVPFFYGRWDDTAQAHADREEDETNDDAAGVYGADGAYDPAATRAALARVVAPVLVLAGGADGGPSPALARQAADAFPAAEFVVQPGAGHYPWLDDQEWFTRRVAAFFS